CCCTACAATATTTCTAAAatggtcagatctagaggaattGATCTCTTGACAAGCCACCAAGGGTATGGTCATCTTGAattcaactcagttgctcataaaaatctcAACAACAAATTGAGACATTTGAATCTAAAGAGGATATATGGCTTTACCTTTGTgacaaatttcaactcattcgatgaaaatgAGCCTGCTATGaaaccaatggcattacttttGAAGTTCCTTCGTAGATGTAGAGAGAAAAATAGTCAACAAATAATGTTTCCAGAAAAGAGATTCCCATTGTAAATATAGAGATGTAATATCAATCAAAATCATTTGCTTGCTTCGTCTTTCGAATGCTAGAAAGCAAAACTCTTGGCAGTGCATGATCACGTGATTATGTCAGTCCTTAAAGACACATACGGTGCCATCACTTCTTCCGTCTTATATTTACACGTACACTTTAAAAAGACACTGTTTGTAAGCCCCCATACTAAGACTTGGTGACATACGGACTGTGTACTATTGTGGATCCCTTCTTCCTCACATAATAAGGACTGTGTATTAGACTAAAACAGTCTGTAAAAAGGACGCAACTATATGTTGCTGGTCTTTCATCTGCTCATTCTACTGTCATGCACTCCAGTggaacatatttcaaacaacatttgaTCTCGCATCTCTATAAGAAAATTTTATCGTGCATCCTCCCATCAGGCTTTTGGAAAGCCGTCGGGTATCTACTAGTAGATTATGACCATAAAATTGATAAATAGAAGTACACGCTTTGAATTAGTCCATCAGAGCGTACCACCAAAAGCACGATGCTTTATTCCGTCCCGGAATTAGTGTCGAATTCTAATTCAGACATTGAGCGTTCCTAAAATACTTCTGGGGTCACAGAAGCAGGCATGAGACGAACCATGCTCCCCACATTCCTTAGTACGAACACACCATTGTCATATCCGAAATCATTGAAGTTCCTAAACTTGCAGTGTCGAATAAATTCTTTAATCAAACTTTACATGACATGAGCGTTAGGTCTTTAATACATAAGGTATATGCATGGCAACGCGCGGCACTGTAAAATGTTTCGTGTAATGTAAGCAGCGCCTGGCCTTACTATAGACAATGCGACATGCTATCGTCTCAGGTTTCAAGTCTCAGTTTTGTTTACGCCCCACGACAGCTGCTTTGCCAAAGCATTATTTCATGCTAACGAAGAATGATCATATAAAGCCGATATGAAATATAATGCCAAATTGAACACCTGTAAGGTTAACCATTCAAACGATTTACACCTCCGTTTAGGTTCTTGCGTTTGGTTTTAGATTTCTCTGTCAGGAAATCTTTCTGCATGTAGCGACCAGCGACACATCCAGATTGAGCTTGGACGTAGCGGCGGACTTGTGATGTATTTCTTCGGGAATCTGGTAAGGTTTCCCCGCCAAGCGTCCCGCTAAGGTTTCCCGGCTGCGGAGATGAAATGACTTTAGATACGGTCGAAGCCGAGTAGCACACCCTGAAAGTTCCTACTACTAGCGTCTATGGCAGGTCATACAATTCTTCCGTCAGTCCCACCAATGGCTCGCTGCCATTGCCACCAGGAATAGCCAGATAAACGTCACCGCGACAGGCCTTCATCATCTCGTTTTCACACTTCTTTTTTCATAATCAAAGATCTGTTTTTTCGTTATTCCATCAAGCGATGTTGGGCGACGTACGAATATGTTTTTATGTATCTTGACCGCTGCTGCTGCCCTGGTATGGCACGGATGGCCGGGCGCAGGTGATCAGGAACGAAGTCCGACGGGCGGCCAACGAACACCCTTCTCCGGTTGCCTCCTCCGGCCGCTCCACCCTGACCCGAGCCTCGGACCGTCCATGAAGGCTGGCCTCCCTCGGCAGCACCCTGTTGAACTTGAGCAGAAGATGTCAGGACGCTACTAGCGGAAGATTCCAGGACGCTACTAGCGGTGATAGACTGCTCCTGGGCCGTGACCGTGGATGTTTGCTGCACGCTGGTACTTTGCTGTACGCTGGTTGTTTTCTGTACTGATGCCTGCTGTGACTGGGCAGATGCAGCACTTTGAGCGGAAGCAGCAGCGGCAGCAGAGGCTGAAGATTGCTGCGTCTCCTCTGCACCTGCAGCGCCCAATTCCCTGACGGGTGACCCTTCTCTTGTGGCCGCCGCAGAACCACTTGCTGAAGCACCACGACTCCGGACCCTCTTGGCAGACGCTTGTACCGTTTTGGCCAACCTTCCCTTGTCGACGTGAAGATCGTACACGACGTTGGCGTACCCCGACATATCAGTGTGCCCAACGACTACAGCAGCGTCGTAGTCGGCCTGAGCCTCGGCCGACAGGTGGCTCGGTGCAGGAAGATTGACAGGTGCTTCCTGGGGCGCTACCTGAGGTGCCGGGGGCTCAGACACCTTCGGCGAATTCGTTGGAGCCTCCTCCATCTTACGCGTATTCTGTGCCTTTGCGGGTTGGGGAGGAGTTACTTGTCTCGGTGCAGATGGTGTACTTAGCTTCTGGACTGGATGTTCAAACTCCAACTTCTGCGGAGGGGGAAGCTTTCTCTGAGCTCTGGTGTGAACGGTGTTACGAAGCTCTTCGGTGGAGACGCTGATGATAGTCGGGCCTCGTCTCCTACTGACAAACTGCTTCCCCTCTCTCCAGGGGGGCGTGGGGGAAGGGGGTCGCTGGCCTCCGGGGGGTATTCCAGTGAAGGTAGTTGCCACTGGCGGTGCGACGCTGTGGAGTTGCTCTACGGTCGGGAGGTTCTGCCTGAATCCGGGCCAGGTTCCGGGCCCTCCTTGCGGCGCTTGGCTGCGGAGACAAGAGAAGTGTTACTTATAGATGATTCTGTACTGTCCATTGATCAGTGTTAGACTGTCAAAAACACAGCGGTGAATACTAGCATCACCATTGGAAATGGAAATCAAAACTACAGATACAAGAGAATATTCAATAAGCAGCAGTTGGGGTGGACAGTCCGGGACTGAAGAGAAAAGAAGCGTTCTTTGCCATAGGAAAAAGTACATTGCCACTGATCATAGATTACGTATTAAGGTGCATCTCTATGTAAATGCCTCTGTGAAGTTGTACACATTTCAAAGGATTTAGTGATGACTCAGTACACGATATCATTGTAAGGGGCAGTCGTTGCATCTTTGTCGAGAAGGAGAAGCATTTCTTTTTGGAAAGATTCATCCTCGACTTATTATTATTACCTGTCGATAAGGTCCAGTCAGGTCCAGTAAGTTCAATAAGACCAGGTAAAAAATAATCGTCGTAATGTGCATACCACACAGGAAGTGCGGGACAAGACAAACGTATATTTAGTTTGAAGTTGGTgcgaaaacaaaaacatggatCAAAGCGCCACGACCTGTCACATCTGAAACAAACATTTTGATCATGTTTACTTTGGCATCAACAATATTATGCAGCCTGGTGTCACATTACCACCGTGTAGTTCCAAACGTCAATAGAAGCTGCAAGGAATGTGACAGACAGCAGGAAAATACTAATAGTGTGTAAAATTTATGGTATCACAATAGGATGGCTGAAAGGAATACACAGTCAAGCATGCAGTGTTCTTGGACAAGGCTATTCCTTTTGGCAGCAGCATGTTCGTCACAGAGGCGATCAGCACCTACTTAGCAGCACTTCAAGTACATGGAACTCGTGATGTTGTTTTTGGAAGGTTAGACAATAGAGCGTCATGTGTGGTAAGAATATACAACACATTTGTTCAAAATGGTGATGCTCAACCTGTGCAAGCCAGGCTTCATATGTACTAATACACGCCAGTTCCTCGCGAGACTGTCGTTGAAGGGGTTCaccagtcacgtatgaatacagttactccaaattttcttcaagcaatcaCTGCTTTCTCGCGAGATCTAGCTAGACTAGGTCActctccgtgagcaagatggactttcagccgtccaaaatttggagatatgtaccttacctttaaaaacagtcattgcttgaagaaaatttggggTAACTCGCAATAATGATTTTACATTGCACAGTGTTTTACTTCTGTTTGTTATGGATAGGCGGGGGTTCGTGCAAACAGGTGGAGGATACCCTTCTTCCCTCTTCCTACTCATCCTCACACCTACATAGAGACGTACAAATCCATGCACAGGAATCGACCATTTCCTTTCTCTGAAAGGTCGCGATCGCGATGTGATGCCTGGGCGCAATGCAGCTGTGCTGTACTTGTCCACCAGACTGACCTGAGCTGCCACAGACATCCTGCAACACTGAAAATGGCGTCCAGAAGTATGGAAGGCTCTAATTTAGCTGGGAATGTCCCTTATGCAGTAGATGGACGTAGTGAGTGGACTCAAATCACACTGTGGTTTGttaagtttggtttggttttaggAATTGAGGTGAGACCTGGTAGATTGATTTGTGGGACTTGGGAAAAAGGAATGAATGGCCTTGACGTGACAAACGCTCTATTTAGATTCCCTTTAGGGTCAGTTGCTGCTATGATCTCTAAAACGTTTGCACAATGCAGGCTATGGCATATGAAATGTCGATGAATACAATGTTCATTCAATCAGCAGAAAAGACTGTTTCGAAGTTGAAGATAAAAGTAAATTGGAATGGTTTACGAATCCGCATAGCGATCCGGTCGTAACTGGCGCAGCAGGTTttcaacaaacaaacgaaaactTTTCGACACTGCAAACGACTTCCAAACGAGCCAAGAGCTCACGGTGAACTCCCCAACCTCTAACACCCGCTTATGGGCAGGATTGCAAAGACTATCTGCCTGATACTTTACAAAGAGAGGTTAAATATGCGACAGTACCTCGGTAGTGCTCAGTATCGATGTCGGTCCCACCCGGATACATCCAGGTCGTAATATGTCCGGCCAAACTGGGACCCGATAAGGAGACCTGAATGTTTTGCCGAACATAAATATCCAGAGGACGCTCCACTTCGCCACAGACTTTCGGGAATTTACCATAAACACAAACGGGCACAACATCCTCTTACTCACGGTGATAGAGACTCAAGTGGGTCAAGATCTGAGGAGATGCAATGATTCTGACAAACAGAGCACGTGAGAGGGTCGATTGTTGGTTTTTATTGACTAGACAATCTACAGAGCAGGCAGGTCCACCACCTCTGCTGATAGTGGGCCACTCCCGGGGCTGAATTTGCTGCATAACTCCGCAGAAGCGGCGCAACGGCACTTTGGGGCAGATGACACCCAATCCCTGGTGGTACCACCTGCTATTTTCATCGCCTGCCAGTTTGGGGCGCGTCCCGAATGACTCGCCTCCTACGACTTTGGGTAGTCAGGGTGCATTAACTATTTGCTATGTGGTTCAAGTTTCTTCTTTCGATGGAACATGGCGAATAAATCCAAAATGACAACTATTTATCGAAGAGACAAGAAGCTATTTGCTAATAGACATGTTTTCCCTGTAGTTTCATTGTCACACAGGCGTATACATTAGCTAAGTAAACGTTTTCCTTCGGCCAACTGCAAAGTCATGGACATTAATTAGTGCAGTAATCTGAGGTCTTCTTGTGATGTTATAGAATATGATCATAATCAGTCGTTACTACAGATTCGCTAAGATAATGTAGACCTACGTACTTAACACATACTCCacccattgttacatgtataacaatgtTAACGTATTGTTATTAGATAACTGttatttttcaagttcaaatgaAGATTTATCGAATGTAAAACATAATGCCATTTGATACTCCGTATGCATCAAGCGGCGTAACTTCATTTTTGTATGCAACAACAAATTACTCCCATCGGCAAATATAACCGGCTGTATAATCCTGGCTTCACGTTAAGAATCCATCAAACTTAGACCACCTAAGTCAAGCAAATCCACGCCTGTTTGCGTAGTCGTCTCTCCATACATTACTCTATGTGATGATTCATTAGTGGCAATCTTAGGATTCTTGTCAACAAGGCtttatttttcttctgaaaaCCGATCCGAGATAATCTATCATGAACAGACTGGGAGTAAACAAAGAGAATCACCTTGCGGCCGCATCACCCTGCCGTAGGATCGCTGCATTTCCTCCTCTGGTTTGTCCCTTCCACCACTCCTTCTCATAGGTCTCCTGTCTGTCACTTTCCTCCTCCACATGTCCCCATTGCGACGTCTGTCTTTGGACAGCGGCCATTCTCAAACTTTCCAGTCCCTCTCGGAGTGTCTAATGCAGGTTAGTTAGTGTGGTGCAGATATAAACCTTCCCCCGTGGCTCTGGTGTAGCACCAGGCTCCAGGGCGTGATCGGCCCACCGTGATCAAGCACTCTGCGTCACGAGCGTTGCGTCTTTCCCCCGACTGGCCCGCCTCCACTAGTTTGCTCCGGCCTCTCCCAATGCGCTGAGTTCTGTTATTTCAGGACCAGCATCCAGTAAAACTATCGGGCCTGTGTCACACTATCCTCTAATTCCTGAGATACCTGTGGGCGCGCTTGAATGAGAGCCATGGGATGAGATGACACGAACCCCTCACTCTGCTCGATGCTTTACATGCATTCTCCGGCCTGCCCACGCTTCTTTTGGGGGCTCGTCATGGAAAACAAAATGATGCTAGGACGGAGGTATCTTGTGAAAGTGGGACAGCACGTGCTTGAAGCAAACTGGGTAGAGTACCATCGTGTTGAAAACAGACGGTTAGAATGCCGAGACAATAGCTGTTGTTTAGGAGATGCACGTCTCAGAGGGCTTCCCACATTTATCATGTGTCAAACACGGGGCGGCAGTAACTGGATAGTCCATAATCGTCCCAACGCGACCTTGAATAACCTCTTTGTCGAGCTGGGTGTGGCCAGTACACCCACTTTAAAAGGTAAATTGCTATATTCAACAAGCTTAAGGCTTCTATACTCAGATAATCACCCTCAACAGACGTAAAACAACTGTAAAAGACAAGTCGTAGATGGACTGACACAAAGTCGGCggaacttttttttcaaagtatatcTTGGTTAACTGTAAATAACGCGACATGGGAATGTGGCGTAGGCTGTTGTCGAAGTTAAATATTATATATTTAGAGTAGACGTCGTCGTAAATTTTAATtactatatatttatatatgaaaTAAATTGTACCTAGCCATAACGTGACAGACTTTATTTTCCTTCAACGTCGCAGCATTGTGGTGTTTTGCTGGATTCAAATAATATCTCAAAACAGGTAGCTAATACATAATTTCCCTTCTGTATTGTTGCTATGATATCTTATATGAGACATGTAAATACGTTTTGTACAAGACAAGCCAGGACTCTAAAGACGAttaatcttgttgtttcatttgaagtGTACATTAACCAGTTGAGGTAATCATGTGTATTctatgagaagtgtaaatgtatgtatgtgttagcacccaatatcagctaagaTTCCTGGGTTTGctatgtattgcattgtctgcaatcttaatgaatcaaattaaatcaaatcaaactagACCGTATTAAAACTAtttcaaaaatcaatttcaTAATTTTATCACTTGCAATGGAATAAATGCACGCTTTACCAATACCCACGCACCAGACTTCGCCCACTCTGCACGTAGGTACGTTATCACATCGTCTGGTCCCTCAGGGACTGAAGCAATTAACTAGAATAAGACAACTTCGTATCTATTTCATCCGGGGTATTCGCCATGCACAGGCACGCCCGGGTACATGCCAACGCTAGAGGGTCACGGTCAGGATTGTGCAGCGCATCAATACTatataacattagttcacctttattcgcggggtaacctatatccgttgtgctgcTAAACGGGGTAATACTacacagggatatcaagttgatggatggtagtttcaaattgtactattctcaaagtattgcagtttgaaaccaccatctgtcgattTTATATACCTAAATACTTGTTCTTataaagaacggataaaggtaaccctacggataaaggtgaaatggtgttagatatatgtactatatgatatataatatagaATTAacggttaatgacccgccccgaggtgtatatggtgtcataacgcctggtcctttgctataactaccgaataaaaccacgagtgagcgtagcgaacgaggtggttttatgagggggttatagcaaaggaccaggcgttatgacaccatgtacaccgaggaacaggcgggtcattaacgttattatcatatagcctacccaaacttgcaaactcctgtatgataCATAGATCCcctggtactatacgtgtgaattcctttgtcgaatttctgaaggtttaaatttgttctttggtacatacatttgtaaggagattatagattgcactttaaaacaaaaacttccacagaaaatattcgaaacattgcagtctttggctttttagaacaacaaaacacattatcaatgttaacagaatggATTATTGCACTGTAATTATTGCCTTTGAGGAATGATGATATTTTGCTCTCTACTGTCACTCTATATGTCTCTGTatgtttttaaattttcttaATTTGTAAATATGAATGTGCAGACCGAAAGAAAAATAGTCTCTTATGACTatgaggctaattgtggatctaaataaactcaaactaaAAACTTGAGGAAAATTAGAACTACTGAAATTTAGACGTTTCATTACGTTCAACAAGAAGGTTATGCTTCTGGTGCGGTTCGTTTGTGTTTTTTCTGCTGACGTCATAACTCTAGATGCTATGGATGAAGCATTCTGATACTAGTATTTGGTAGATGGGATAGAGTCgggaaaaacgaaggtcaactATGATAGTGGGCCTCCCAGCGGCTTTATTttagtactgcagtggaacttccttttgcgatctcgtgttctggacatggttATGATTTTAAAGTGGCAATTGGCtcttgttatttatttatttatttgttcagctgtttacaaacagccaggtctgcccaactagccataggctattgccaagggctaaccctgttgTTATGTAATGAGACAATTCAGAGCAATGCACGCGTAAACTTTATGTGTCACTTAACTCATATCTGACAACATCTGGCAAATGTCTTCAGCTATTGCGTGCAACGACTCGTCTATGTTATCATCAGTTAGCAATGCGCATGCATCGTGTCAAGCATGCTTCAGAGCGTGCTTAAATTTGTGTCTTTTCGTTAACACGAAAAAAGTACGATACAAGCTTTTTGACTTTGATTTGACTTTTTCAGACATAAAAAACAGTGTAAGTGTGACAATAAAATCTCTATTGATCCTGAAAAGCGAATTTAAAAGGAACGGAAAGAACTGACGTTCTCAATGTCAAAGTCGATCGCCCTTGTGACGAACCGTATTACCGCTGAGATGACTAATCAGCACTTGGGTAGTCCCTAGGCACCGAATCGTTCATCATGTGAAAAATTCCACACCACTTCCGAGAGCTATTCCGGGAAAACACTTAACTGGGGTGACTTCCCGGAGCATGTGACGTAGATCGTCACGCCTCTTACGTATATCCTGGAGGGCAGAGTCTGCTCCCGTCCGGGCCGGGTTCGGCACCGATGTCGTTTGCCGTCACAGCAAAACTAAAatcttttttacctccatgaaatgtcatggaggttatattttaccctgcgtttgtctctgtgtgtgtatgtgtgtgtgtaaacaagataactcaagaacggttgagtgaattggtttcatacttggtgtgttggtagtgtgtgatgaaagctggaaatgattacattttgggtcccctagcaacttcccttggtactgcagcgcaacttccgggtttggtCACGAATTtggagtattagatagctcttgtttttaaatgattttcAGAGAAAAGGAACAAggaacatacaaacacatgcatggCAGGTAAATAAAAAACAGAACGACAAACGTGAGAACCTATAGAACTGATAAGTAAAACAAACTGACCGtaatgacaaatgaaatgaaaaactaAAATCTTTGAAATGTACGGATACTTAAGTTAAGAAGGAAATAAACAATTAGACAGGTCATCATTCAAAACGAAATTACGTTTTGAATATGAATTGTAACACTGTTGTTACTTAATCAGTAACggaactgatgatgatgatgttacttCATGTATAAATGGGCATCATAAAattgtaataatgataattgtaTGACTTAATAACCTGATTGATTGTGATAAATGATTGcaattattgaaatattttgtcattATACTTCTTTAAGC
This genomic stretch from Branchiostoma floridae strain S238N-H82 chromosome 13, Bfl_VNyyK, whole genome shotgun sequence harbors:
- the LOC118429185 gene encoding serine/arginine repetitive matrix protein 1-like, whose translation is MAAVQRQTSQWGHVEEESDRQETYEKEWWKGQTRGGNAAILRQGDAAASQAPQGGPGTWPGFRQNLPTVEQLHSVAPPVATTFTGIPPGGQRPPSPTPPWREGKQFVSRRRGPTIISVSTEELRNTVHTRAQRKLPPPQKLEFEHPVQKLSTPSAPRQVTPPQPAKAQNTRKMEEAPTNSPKVSEPPAPQVAPQEAPVNLPAPSHLSAEAQADYDAAVVVGHTDMSGYANVVYDLHVDKGRLAKTVQASAKRVRSRGASASGSAAATREGSPVRELGAAGAEETQQSSASAAAAASAQSAASAQSQQASVQKTTSVQQSTSVQQTSTVTAQEQSITASSVLESSASSVLTSSAQVQQGAAEGGQPSWTVRGSGQGGAAGGGNRRRVFVGRPSDFVPDHLRPAIRAIPGQQQRSRYIKTYSYVAQHRLME